In the genome of Curtobacterium sp. MCLR17_036, the window ACGCCGTTGCCTCCGAGGACGACGGCGCGTTCCGCAAGGTCTCCGGCATCGGCCCGAAGACCGCCAAGCTCATCATCGTCGCGCTCTCCGGCAAGCTCGCCGCCTTCGAGCACGCGCCGACCGCCGCGACCGTGTCCGGCACCGCGCACCCCGCCGCCGTCGACGTCGTCGCCGCCCTGGTCGGTCTCGGCTGGCGCGAGGACGCCGCCCAGCGTGCGGTCGACGACACCGTCGCGACCGAGCCGGGCGTCGCGGCGATGGGCACCCAGGCGCTCCTGCGCGCCGCGCTCGGCGCCCTGCGGCCCGCCGGGGCCGGGCGGTGAGCGGCATCACCGCCGCCGGCGCCGAGTCGCAAGAGGAACTCGCGTTCGAGGGCGCGCTGCGGCCGAAGTCGCTCGACGAGTTCGTCGGCCAGCGCAAGGTCCGCGGACAGCTCGACCTGCTCCTCAAGGCGGCCGCGCTGCAGGACCGCACCCCCGACCACATCCTGTTGGCCGGCCCGCCCGGCCTCGGCAAGACGACGCTCGCCATGATCGTCGCGCACGAGTCCGGTCGACCCCTGCGCATGTCGAGCGG includes:
- the ruvA gene encoding Holliday junction branch migration protein RuvA; its protein translation is MIASLRGTCIDIAGSVVVIEAGGVGYAVTVTPAHALTMRHGSEVFVRTAMIVREDEHLLFGFASTDALQVFDLLRGVSGVGPKSAMGVLAHMEPAQVANAVASEDDGAFRKVSGIGPKTAKLIIVALSGKLAAFEHAPTAATVSGTAHPAAVDVVAALVGLGWREDAAQRAVDDTVATEPGVAAMGTQALLRAALGALRPAGAGR